The Sphingomicrobium sp. genome has a window encoding:
- the hisS gene encoding histidine--tRNA ligase yields the protein MTPVQPVRGTQSLIGEEADRLATVIAAFDKVRRLYGFKRVEVPTIEQTAVFSRTMGETTDVVSKEMYSFEDRGGESITLRPEFTAGICRAYMSEGWQQYAPVKVATYGSAFRYERPQKGRFREFHQLDAEILGAGEPQADVELLAFADQLLKELGISAAVLKLNTLGDPETRSAWRDALHDHFRARASELSEDSQARLERNPLRILDSKAHQDWPVVDSAPVIDDFLTAEAADFFRRVTEGLDAAGIRWERAPRLVRGLDYYRHTAFEFITDQLGAQGTVLAGGRYDGLMEALGGPHTPAVGWAAGIERLAMMIDAPAPTVADVAVVAENAAREAEAFGLAAELRRAHIAAQIYVTGSARKRYDRAMKAKPGAIVSLDVRDGASTRNFRLLDDKNEAARRAEGIVQQA from the coding sequence ATGACGCCCGTTCAGCCCGTCCGGGGCACGCAAAGCCTGATTGGAGAAGAAGCCGACCGTCTAGCGACGGTGATCGCGGCGTTCGACAAGGTGCGCCGGCTTTACGGCTTCAAGCGCGTCGAAGTGCCGACGATCGAGCAGACGGCGGTCTTTTCCCGCACGATGGGCGAGACCACAGATGTCGTGTCGAAGGAAATGTATTCGTTCGAGGACCGCGGCGGCGAGTCGATCACGCTGCGGCCCGAATTTACTGCCGGCATTTGCCGCGCGTACATGAGCGAAGGCTGGCAGCAGTACGCGCCGGTCAAGGTCGCCACCTACGGCTCGGCTTTCCGCTACGAACGGCCGCAGAAGGGACGCTTCCGCGAATTCCACCAGCTCGATGCGGAGATCCTCGGCGCAGGCGAGCCGCAAGCCGATGTCGAGCTTCTCGCATTCGCTGACCAGCTGCTTAAGGAGCTGGGGATCAGCGCTGCGGTCCTGAAACTCAACACCTTGGGCGACCCCGAAACGCGCAGTGCCTGGCGCGATGCGCTTCATGATCATTTCCGTGCCCGGGCTTCAGAGCTCAGCGAAGACAGCCAGGCCCGGCTCGAACGCAACCCGCTGCGCATTCTCGACAGCAAGGCGCACCAGGATTGGCCCGTCGTCGACAGCGCACCTGTGATCGACGACTTCCTGACGGCCGAGGCTGCGGATTTCTTCCGCCGGGTCACTGAAGGCCTCGACGCTGCCGGCATTCGTTGGGAGCGGGCGCCGCGGCTGGTGCGCGGCCTCGATTACTACCGCCACACGGCGTTCGAATTCATCACCGACCAGCTCGGCGCGCAGGGCACGGTGCTGGCCGGCGGCCGCTACGACGGGCTGATGGAAGCGCTTGGCGGGCCGCACACGCCGGCGGTCGGCTGGGCCGCGGGCATCGAGCGCCTCGCGATGATGATCGACGCTCCGGCTCCGACGGTCGCCGACGTTGCCGTGGTGGCGGAAAACGCAGCGCGCGAGGCAGAGGCATTCGGCCTGGCCGCCGAGCTGCGCCGAGCGCATATCGCGGCCCAAATCTACGTCACTGGCAGCGCTCGCAAACGCTACGATCGGGCGATGAAGGCAAAGCCCGGGGCGATCGTGTCGCTCGATGTCCGGGACGGCGCGAGCACCCGCAACTTCCGCCTCCTCGACGACAAGAATGAAGCGGCTCGGCGGGCCGAGGGCATCGTGCAGCAGGCATGA
- the prfA gene encoding peptide chain release factor 1 has translation MTQISSERIASIEARRHELADAMAAPNLSPDEFVRLSKDYAAIEPVAAAAREVRRLRAERESLAAMTRDADAEMRAMAEEELAEIEGKLPEAERALALQLLPKDAADERAAMLELRAGTGGDEAALFAGDLLRMYQRFAEEQGWRFELISASSSEVGGYKEAVASISGAGVFARLKFESGVHRVQRVPATESGGRIHTSAATVAVLPEAEDVDVQIDDKDLRIDVYRSSGPGGQSVNTTDSAVRITHLPSGLVVIQQDEKSQHKNKAKALKVLRTRLFELERERLANERAGARKSMVGSGDRSERIRTYNFPQGRVTDHRINLTLHKLDEVLEGPGLTEIIDALVSEDEAQRLAGLEEA, from the coding sequence ATGACCCAGATCTCGTCCGAACGCATCGCCTCCATAGAGGCCCGCCGGCACGAGCTTGCCGACGCAATGGCGGCGCCGAACCTGTCGCCCGACGAGTTCGTGCGGCTGTCGAAGGACTATGCCGCGATCGAACCCGTTGCCGCGGCGGCACGCGAAGTCCGCCGCCTGCGCGCCGAGCGCGAGAGCCTGGCGGCAATGACTCGCGACGCCGATGCCGAAATGCGGGCGATGGCCGAGGAAGAACTGGCGGAGATCGAAGGCAAGCTGCCCGAGGCCGAACGCGCGCTTGCTTTGCAGCTGCTGCCGAAGGACGCGGCGGACGAACGGGCGGCCATGCTGGAACTCCGCGCCGGTACCGGCGGCGACGAAGCGGCGCTGTTCGCAGGCGACCTGCTGCGCATGTACCAGCGCTTCGCCGAGGAGCAGGGCTGGCGGTTCGAGCTGATCTCCGCAAGCAGTTCGGAAGTCGGCGGCTACAAGGAAGCCGTCGCCTCGATCAGCGGCGCCGGCGTCTTCGCGCGCCTGAAGTTCGAAAGCGGCGTGCATCGGGTTCAGCGCGTCCCCGCCACCGAGAGCGGCGGGCGCATCCACACGTCGGCAGCGACGGTCGCCGTCCTGCCCGAAGCCGAGGACGTCGATGTCCAGATCGACGACAAGGACCTTCGAATCGACGTATACCGCTCGTCGGGTCCAGGGGGGCAGTCGGTGAACACGACCGACAGCGCCGTGCGCATCACCCACCTTCCGTCCGGGCTTGTCGTCATTCAGCAGGACGAAAAGTCGCAGCACAAGAACAAGGCCAAGGCTCTGAAGGTGCTACGCACCCGGCTGTTCGAGCTGGAGCGCGAGCGGCTTGCCAATGAACGCGCCGGCGCCCGCAAGTCGATGGTTGGCTCGGGCGACCGATCGGAGCGGATCCGAACCTACAATTTCCCGCAGGGGCGCGTCACCGATCACCGGATCAACCTGACGCTCCACAAGCTCGACGAAGTGCTCGAAGGGCCGGGACTAACCGAGATCATAGACGCGCTCGTGTCCGAGGACGAAGCGCAACGGCTCGCCGGGCTGGAAGAGGCCTAG
- the prmC gene encoding peptide chain release factor N(5)-glutamine methyltransferase, producing MLKPIVRALNDAARQLSGTSDTSRLDAELLMAEAFHIDRDKLLLSPPQRDVPDRFWSMVERRKSGEPIAYITGRRAFWNIDLHVGPGVLVPRPDSEVLIASAIEHFGRVGEAPKRILDLGTGPGTLILAALDIWPDALGLGVDVSRQALSYASANARRLGLEPRVRFQLGNWADGIAERFDLILCNPPYIAEGAELGPGVREYEPDEALFAGREGLDAYRELAPQLARLLNRRGIAAIEIAPDQADAVTYLLARDGLSARVADDLAGRDRAVLLTWV from the coding sequence ATCTTGAAGCCGATCGTCCGCGCGCTCAATGATGCGGCGCGCCAGTTAAGCGGAACCAGCGACACCTCGCGGCTCGATGCAGAGCTGCTGATGGCCGAGGCGTTCCACATCGATCGCGACAAATTGCTGCTGTCGCCGCCGCAGCGCGATGTGCCCGACCGCTTTTGGTCCATGGTCGAACGTCGCAAGTCTGGCGAGCCGATCGCCTACATCACCGGACGACGCGCCTTCTGGAATATCGATCTTCACGTCGGCCCTGGGGTGCTGGTTCCCCGGCCGGACAGCGAAGTGCTGATCGCCTCCGCCATCGAGCATTTCGGGCGAGTGGGCGAAGCGCCGAAGCGCATCCTCGATCTTGGTACCGGGCCGGGGACGCTGATCCTCGCCGCTCTCGACATCTGGCCCGACGCGCTGGGCCTGGGAGTCGACGTTTCGCGCCAGGCCTTGTCCTATGCGTCGGCCAATGCGCGGCGGCTGGGGCTTGAGCCGCGGGTGCGATTCCAGCTCGGCAATTGGGCGGACGGAATTGCTGAGCGGTTCGACCTGATCCTGTGCAATCCGCCCTATATCGCGGAAGGCGCAGAGCTCGGTCCCGGCGTTCGCGAATATGAGCCTGACGAAGCCTTGTTTGCCGGGCGCGAAGGCCTCGACGCCTATCGCGAACTGGCGCCGCAGCTTGCGCGACTGCTCAATCGCCGCGGCATTGCGGCAATCGAAATCGCCCCCGATCAGGCGGACGCCGTCACTTACCTTCTTGCTCGCGACGGGCTGTCGGCGCGGGTCGCGGACGACCTCGCAGGGCGCGACCGGGCGGTATTGCTAACCTGGGTGTGA
- a CDS encoding DUF4167 domain-containing protein yields the protein MDLINNRQGGRRRGRGGQRNPNMGGQPGNRQDNRQRGNAAQLLEKYKSMARDAQLAGDRVQTEYYLQFADHYFRVLSESRARFEEQNPRRGRDDDDQDDDDSDELDAGDNDVSDEQQEREERHERQDREERQDRGERNQRRSRPRRDRDDRQQGRDADSDDDQRQFNGSTNGETIAFDVLPPAIGRDDDSSDEEEEQPRAPRRRTRRARPTEGEEEVAPAA from the coding sequence GTGGATTTGATCAATAATCGTCAAGGCGGCCGCAGGCGCGGTCGCGGGGGCCAGCGGAACCCGAACATGGGTGGACAGCCGGGCAACCGGCAGGACAACCGCCAGCGCGGCAATGCCGCCCAGCTTCTCGAAAAGTACAAGAGCATGGCGCGCGACGCGCAGCTCGCGGGCGATCGCGTGCAGACCGAATATTATCTGCAGTTCGCCGACCATTATTTCCGGGTGCTGAGCGAAAGCCGCGCCCGCTTCGAAGAACAGAACCCGCGCCGCGGCCGCGATGACGACGACCAGGACGACGACGACAGCGACGAGCTGGACGCCGGCGACAACGACGTCTCCGACGAGCAGCAGGAGCGCGAAGAGCGCCACGAGCGCCAGGACCGGGAAGAGCGGCAGGATCGCGGCGAACGCAACCAGCGCCGCAGCCGTCCGCGCCGCGATCGCGACGATCGCCAGCAGGGTCGCGACGCCGACTCCGACGACGACCAGCGTCAGTTCAATGGCAGCACCAACGGCGAGACGATCGCGTTCGACGTGCTTCCGCCAGCAATCGGCCGCGATGACGACAGCTCGGACGAAGAGGAGGAGCAGCCCCGTGCGCCGCGCCGCCGCACTCGCCGCGCGCGTCCGACCGAAGGCGAAGAGGAAGTCGCTCCGGCCGCCTGA
- a CDS encoding DUF4139 domain-containing protein: protein MAQPASTPIQTAQGDIAVTIYNNDRALVEDKRVLNLPSGRSRQEFRDVSAQIQPETVTLSGRGVGIVEQNFDFDLLSPSALMQNAVGQTVTVVRVNPATGAEVRERAKILAANGGVVMQIGDRIEVLRDDGLPARVIFDQVPPSLRARPTLSVTVETAAGGPRPVILTYLTPGLAWSADYVALFDEANGRMDVQGWITLTNNSGTPYVNASTLLVAGAVGSARDNYGRYGGYPPPPPPPPPSIDRAGTESAPRERIGDFYLYPLPERTTIADKQTKQVSFLDAQGTPAARAYEFVNGWLSTNEQPVSANTVLRFTTSRNQGLGDALPAGTMRVYQRDARGNPQFVGEHRIGHTPMGSSLGLLTGQAFDVKVRTIVEERTRLGNDRWRTRMRYTLTNASPKPITVDLMQSGLWGDTRIIQESIKSTRTTADDARWRVPVPANGEATVTATFDTRY from the coding sequence ATGGCGCAGCCCGCTTCGACCCCGATCCAGACGGCGCAGGGCGACATCGCTGTCACCATCTACAACAACGATCGAGCGCTGGTCGAAGACAAGCGCGTCCTCAACCTCCCGTCGGGCCGCAGCCGTCAGGAGTTCCGCGACGTGTCCGCGCAGATCCAGCCGGAGACGGTGACGCTGTCGGGCCGCGGCGTCGGCATTGTCGAACAGAATTTCGACTTCGACCTGCTGTCGCCATCGGCGCTGATGCAGAATGCTGTGGGGCAGACTGTTACCGTGGTTCGGGTCAACCCTGCCACGGGCGCCGAGGTTCGCGAACGCGCGAAGATCCTCGCGGCGAATGGCGGCGTGGTGATGCAGATCGGCGACCGCATCGAAGTGCTTCGCGACGATGGTCTTCCGGCCCGGGTGATTTTCGACCAGGTGCCGCCGAGCCTCCGCGCCCGGCCGACTTTGTCGGTGACGGTCGAGACCGCTGCCGGCGGTCCTCGCCCGGTGATCCTCACCTATCTGACGCCGGGGCTCGCCTGGTCCGCCGACTATGTCGCCTTGTTCGACGAAGCGAACGGACGGATGGACGTACAGGGCTGGATCACGCTGACCAACAACAGCGGCACGCCTTATGTGAACGCGTCCACCTTGCTGGTCGCCGGAGCAGTCGGCTCGGCCCGCGACAATTATGGCCGCTACGGCGGCTATCCGCCCCCGCCCCCGCCTCCGCCGCCGAGCATCGACCGCGCCGGGACCGAAAGCGCGCCGCGTGAGCGGATCGGGGATTTCTACCTCTACCCGCTGCCGGAACGGACGACGATCGCCGACAAGCAGACCAAGCAGGTCAGCTTCCTGGATGCGCAGGGCACGCCTGCGGCGCGGGCCTATGAATTCGTCAATGGCTGGCTGTCGACCAACGAGCAGCCGGTCAGCGCCAACACCGTCCTGCGCTTCACGACCTCGCGCAACCAGGGGCTGGGCGACGCGCTGCCCGCGGGCACCATGCGCGTTTATCAGCGCGATGCCCGCGGCAATCCGCAGTTCGTCGGCGAGCATCGGATCGGTCATACGCCGATGGGGTCGAGCCTCGGCCTCCTGACCGGCCAGGCGTTCGACGTGAAGGTCCGCACGATCGTCGAGGAACGCACGCGGCTCGGCAACGATCGCTGGCGGACGCGCATGCGCTACACGCTGACGAACGCGTCGCCGAAGCCGATCACGGTCGACCTGATGCAGTCGGGCCTGTGGGGCGACACCCGCATCATCCAGGAAAGCATCAAGTCGACCCGGACGACCGCAGACGATGCGCGCTGGCGCGTGCCGGTGCCGGCGAACGGCGAAGCAACAGTCACGGCGACGTTCGACACCCGCTACTAA
- a CDS encoding acyl-CoA thioesterase, with the protein MTDLERAPILRVMPGPTDINANGHIFGGWVLSQMDIAAGIVASRHAQGRVATVAIEAMEFIEPIHIRDLISVYAHVERVGRTSMGVRIEVIAHRGLGTQEVKVTEGLFTFVALDDDNRPRPVNQEASTR; encoded by the coding sequence ATGACCGATCTTGAACGCGCGCCGATCCTGCGCGTGATGCCCGGCCCGACCGACATCAATGCCAATGGCCATATCTTCGGCGGCTGGGTTCTTAGCCAGATGGACATCGCGGCGGGCATCGTCGCTTCGCGTCACGCCCAGGGCCGCGTCGCCACCGTGGCGATCGAGGCGATGGAGTTCATCGAGCCGATCCACATCCGCGACCTGATCTCCGTCTATGCCCATGTCGAGCGGGTCGGGCGCACCTCGATGGGCGTGCGGATCGAAGTCATCGCTCACCGCGGCCTCGGTACTCAGGAGGTCAAGGTCACCGAAGGCCTGTTCACGTTCGTCGCGCTGGACGACGATAACCGTCCCCGGCCGGTCAATCAGGAAGCTTCCACCCGGTAG
- a CDS encoding CBS domain-containing protein: MTIASVILNKGSSVETIEGGAKVEEAVRRLGEKRIGALPVVDGGRIAGIISERDVIYCLRDHGAEVLDWPVSKVMTAPAVTIAPDTDVLAALALMTKRRIRHLPIVEGGEIRGIVSIGNLVKYRMERIEAEAEAMRAYIQSA, from the coding sequence ATGACCATCGCATCCGTGATCCTCAACAAGGGCAGCTCGGTCGAGACGATCGAGGGCGGCGCGAAGGTCGAGGAGGCGGTTCGCCGCCTGGGCGAGAAACGGATCGGTGCACTGCCGGTCGTGGATGGCGGGCGAATCGCCGGCATCATCTCCGAGCGCGATGTCATCTACTGCCTGCGCGATCATGGCGCCGAAGTGCTCGACTGGCCGGTCAGCAAGGTCATGACGGCGCCCGCCGTCACCATCGCCCCGGACACGGACGTTCTTGCGGCACTGGCGCTGATGACCAAGCGGCGGATTCGCCACCTGCCCATCGTCGAGGGCGGAGAGATTCGCGGAATCGTCTCGATCGGCAACCTGGTGAAGTACCGGATGGAGCGGATCGAGGCTGAGGCCGAGGCGATGCGCGCATATATACAAAGCGCGTGA